DNA from Tachypleus tridentatus isolate NWPU-2018 chromosome 8, ASM421037v1, whole genome shotgun sequence:
GGTAGGTTATGAATAAATCTTTGTAACAGAAAGAGCcagaaaatttgaaaagtattaattactgAAGAAGGTAtacaaaaaatttcaataaaaatgtatttattttcattatgattgAATATTCATATCTTTTATCAGGCTTGCAAAACTGTGTCAATAAAGCACAAACTATCTGTACAAATGTAGCTgttctgttttcacagttttcagaaaatatttacaggGTCATCACTGTGACCAGTTGTACTTGGGCACAGTTTATAATTTGTCAAATTAGCTCTTCTGAGCCATTAGGTTTAAATGTTTGTGCTTTAGCACAGATGTGACACCATTTAAGAACTTTCatgaaattgtattttgtaaacatgaaaatgtaattatatgaAGCTGTAGGTTTGAATTTGGGTATTTGTCTGTAGTTTGCACTAAATACTATAAAAGTGATTTGGAAGTcaagataatgaaatttcatatccagaagtacttaaaatattataattgtaaattattcatagtgAAATGGTAAAACACCCTTAgggttaaaaaatgtaaaactgtgacAGTTATGCTGTACAACATGGTGATTAAATGCTAACAAAGCTTTGTGGAAACTTAACGATAAGATAACCACGATGTCACATTACATTTCCCAGATAAATATTCTTCaagattttaatacatttcaccaTTTCAACTTGTGACTGGTTAGATATCtcacaataatgttaatatgatatttttattttaaaagaatttcaggattggtaattttcaattttgtttgtataaaatacatctttactataaaaaatattgtctgGTCATTAGTAACTTTAGTGACACAGATTTTAtcgtatcattattatttatctcaGATGCATTGcatggtatttttaaatattgtaagtatatattttaaagtgtctaacagattgtattatttctgtataaaattgttcaatattattacgttCTTTATGACAGAgacttttttactttgaaaataatttatgttttgcaaTAGATTATGTCAAACAACCTCATGTTGGATTAAAGTTATTAATGGTATTTATCAAGTTTTGGACTTCATCATAACGATGACCAGAACAGTTTAAAATAGTTCCAATTtatcttcttcattttttatgaCTTCTAATCGAtcagatattattatttctttgttttttcttgtcaCATTTTTGaggtttatttcagtaataactttatatttttcatttatctctttgttatggatatttaaatataaaactttgtaatttttcaaatgtCTGTCAAAATTCTTTATCATGAAAATTAGGGTTTCCCAGAATGGTTGATATTGATCCCCTTGGTTTGGTGAGACTGTAAAGGGGTGAATAAGGACTTAAGTGTTGATAGGAGGACAGAAATAACTCCTGTACTAAAGTTGGCCTATGCACTGTATGACTCTCCAagtttgtatgttgttaaaactgCAATTAGTCATGTAAATGGTTGGACTTCTGAAGAGACAGAGAAATAGGTTTAATGTTAGAAACTTCAGGGACTCAAACTCTGAACCCTACAGTCTGATATTCATCAGGCAACTTTTAGAGAAAACCTCattctttttcacattttatgtttcctAATGATTGCATCATAAAAGttgattatattttgaagtttcactTCTAATTTATGTTCTAAGAATTTGAGAATCAGTGACTgctttataaatttctaaaggGGTCAGCATCTCAAAAGGCTTTAGGAAATCctgatattattttgatatatttaggtGTATGGTATACGACGTACTTGTGCTGTTTATGACCTCCAAGTTCTTATCATTCATGTTCtatgtaaagtataaaatcagtggccttttttaatcatttcaaacCAGTTCATGTGTTTGGTCGAATAAACGTACAACAAAAAATTTGTCATTATCAATTGCTAACTAATTTCTgtgtgttatgaaaacaatgattcAGGTCATTCTGAGTCAGACTTAGAAGAACAGCAGTGACACAGCTAGTTGCACCAGTGGTAGTATAACTGAGCATGGAGTCGAAGAAGAAGAGTTGAGTGACTACTGTGAGCACAGTGGACTTAGTGTTGAGAGTGTCACGAGCACTGCTGTTGACTGCAATGGAAGACTAGAAGAAAATTTGACTAGTAATAAGGCAGTTCTACAAAATGGACTTGATTGTATTagcattaaaagtaaaaattttgttacatagtgttattttatgctcagattgataaaaataagtgtctggtatttcagttttaaacatttttgttttgtataatattttaatgtgatgaaTGTTTTTGTCAGTCTTTGGATATAGTCAACACCAAAATATCTTTTTTCAGTAATATCATCCTAAATATAGGTCTCTAGTGGAACAGGAATTGACACCCTCAGTAGTTGAAGTCATTAAAATCATCAACCAAGAAGGACTTTTGCCGGGTATCAAAGTTGTTGCTGATTGGCAAATCATCAACAGTGACATTATTGTAACTTATGGAGAGGTGATTAaagctgtttctttgtttgtttaaattctggtatatttatgttaaattgtaatttttttctggaGTGTTATTATCTTActacaagtatatttttattttaaactgtggtCTTCATATATGATATCActatttttgctttaaataacCAATTTGTTCTAgcatttgatttatattaatatgtatgacTAATTGCTATTTGATCATTTGATATCGTATGGTAATTTTTATATGGAATTAAACTTTTGAAATGCtctgctggccaaaaccttaaagccagtgaacatgaaaaaatatgcattttgcattgttagactcaaccacttatttgagtcgagcttcgaaagatgaaaataagaaaagggaaaataaaaataaatactttttagcatttaatgggtaaaatgtgaacactatgaaattagcctaaatactagctggtcaaaagtttaagaccatacagaaacgaagcgttaatcggtaaacacgtaatgaaatttagtcatttgtgttcaagcattagtgttgtcaacatctcccactgacatctcctgtgttacattgggtaaaaacctagcaaaggctaaaaaagttgacagagtttgaacttggcagaattgttgagctgcaaaagcaaggtctcaatgttgcaaatttcttaaaagatcctgaaagatatggaacgagaatttcaagtggttgggcCATGAAAATTTCACCGGTGTTGAGTAGTGTTGATGCAGAATGTagatcaagaacaataagatggcatctgtgagagaaaggctttgaaaacTGTAagcgtcttcaaaggccatgcctccttccacaccatgaaacagctcagttaaactttgctgagaagcaccaaacatgggacctagaaaagtggaagaaggttttgttctctgatgagaaaaaatttaacctggatggtccagatggcttccaacgttactagcacgataaggatatcctggggtactttctccttccagTATTATAcagggcatcaaacagcagctggttacattggcatgttggagagagcatccttattgactgaaggcccttacttttgtgaaaatgactggatctttcacaAGAACAatactgcaatccacaatgcccacagcacaaaggactgtttcatggtgaataacgtgattcttttggaccatccagcgtgtttgctcaaactgaaccccattgaaaatgtttgggggtggatagcaaggTCTTTGATGTGAAAGAATtagcaaaagtataatattactacatatatatagacAGACAGAGCAACACCTGGTAGTTGTTGTGAACTTACTGGACTGCTTTAAGTTGCTGTAAGTTTAATGCTTGGTATTTTCCGATGCTAGTCCTCCAAGTGTTCAAGGTTTTGTCTGGAATGGACCAGAATGGAAACAAACACAGCCTTTGCCAGAGGACTTTACCCTACGTGGGCTAGCCCCACTTGAGAATTTTCACCTTCAGTTGGAATTTGATACATCCTATGGACTTAGTTTGAAAGAAGAAGTTAGTAATTGTTGATTTAAGTCAAATTAAATTACATGATTTATTtgcttacatataataataaaaactctgAATATGCAAAAGAAGTAATctagtaaaagaagaaaactatcAGATTTTGACATAATAACcttctacaatataaatatttatctctgcttagttttttttgttgtagttatttggaatttttaaaaGAAGTTCTATATGTGGAATTCTGACTAACCAGTTGTTATTTCATCTAGAAACAGTTGAATATGTAGCTTTTTTTGTATTACATGGTTgatctttatattataaataattattatgttactgtgtagtaaattaaaactttattggatgataaaacttaagtttttgtacaaataatttagtGCACTTACCCCTGTCACAACTCACATTTCATCCTTCCATAACTTAGAAATAACAACGTACTTTTGTTCAggcaaatgtttcaacatttttctgCAGATGTTCTTCAGGTAAGTAGCTTAAGTGGGATGTGTGGAAGGCTGTAAGCTTACAACTAACCCTGTAAAAGTGATATATTACAACAGTCTCTCTGTAATAACTTATAGTTGTTTGgctctgtttctttgttgttgttttcctgaaTTACACGTTGTACTCAAGTTTAGTGATTGCATAAAGGCTTCTACAAGTCATTATATGCTAGTGGTTTATGTCTATTTAATTTGTGTAACGAGAGTGATGTAAGATTGTGGGATATAACACTGGAACATTCATTGTAACTGAACAATGTCATATATATGTTGTTACTGCCTTCATTCTGTGTAAACATAGTTACTTTTGTTACTTCAGTATCCAAACTTTTGTCATGAGAACACTGAAACTGGCCAGTTTAGATAAAAtgcttgtgtttatttttttttttttgctctccaGCTTTCATTAGTTCTCTTAACTTTTTTACAATCATTTTGTGTGttgtaataattaatgtttatttacctGTTAGATATCAGTGGATATGTATTCTGGAATATCATATTATACCACTAATATGTAGACTTTTTGAgggaaaaaaaagtttataaattaatgtacACAATATTAATGAGATTGTTCAAAAGTGTTAAGTTGAATTTTGTGTTAATCTAGATTTGATTTTCTCACACAAGTGTATGAGCTAAAATGCAcacataaacatttgtttttttgcttGTGGTGTTACTAGGTTTTTCTCTGCATACAGTGTCTTCACAATTTTGGCCAGTTATTAGCTAGGCTCCCAAAGACAGGAGTCAATTTTAACTCTGAAAAAGAATGCTTTACTGCAAGTAGCACAGAAAAAAGTTTCAGTGGAGCTGTAAGTACTGAGGCTGTAagtctaaatgttattgtgttattgtagttataactgttactggtgtccatctctaaatgttattgtgttattgactagttactggtgtccatgtagttactggtgtccatctctaaatgttattgtattattactaGTTactgtgttattgactagttactggtgtccatctctaaatgttattgtgttattgactagttactggtgtccatctctaaatgttattgtgttattgactagttactggtgtccatctctaaatgttattgtgttattgactagttactggtgtccatctctaaatgttattgtgttattgactagttactggtgtccatctctaaatgttattgtgttattgactagttactggtgtccatctctttttcataactgtttctttgtacacttctctttttttttttctgtttctgttataagcattaatGATAAaccaaaaatttgaatttgatgCCGACTGaagaaatgtgtaaatattatgataagacagTTAAAGAGTAagtgaatatttgtttgaaacttcCTGATGAAACCATAAACAACAGAAGagttttggagaaagaaaacTAACACTGGAAGTTTTGTCTGACTTGTATGCACCATTATTCCAAAACTgaattgtgaattttttattaactttagagAAGTATTGAATTAATTTCATACTTCTGTTTTATGTCATTACACAAGAAGAAACCTTGCACTAATTActaaatgatatatatgtatatatataaatgtatgtgtgtgtgtgtatagtttctAGGCAAAGATGAGACTTGTTTAGTTTAGTGCCTGGGTTTTAACAAGcagaataaattactttgtttttatttaacctgttaaattttattcaggtatttgttgttttcaagagtattttttagtgttaatcttttgaattaattatatttctcagGGAGTTGAGCAACCTGTAGGTCAAAGAAAACAGATGATGTGGAACATGGCTCATCTGTGGTTGAAGGTAGGaatgttgtgaaaaatatattgtcatGACTCTatagtattattagaaatataaatatatgttaactgTCTTATGTTGTATAAAGCATATCAGTTTATgatgtcaatttattttttatatattttttgttcttgtttgcaAATTCTACTtgactaatattttaatgttagtgAATTTTCCTTTAGTATACAAATTTTTTAAATGATGAAACatatcagtaatatttttttgaTTCATATGTCTAATATTTCACTGATATGGGTATGTGGATCTAGGCTGAAGTGAATGATTTGGAATCTAAAGTGAAAGGAGGAGGATTTCCCCAACTTTCCTCTTATCTGGTTCCTGACATTAGCTCCTTCTGTCAACATTTGGCATTGTTAAAGCAGCTGAGATTATTCAAgagatttgttattgttgtgcCATCTGTTGGTAAGTACATTCAGTAGCACAGTTTACTTCTACTATTAGTTTTTGCttcgtaattaataaataaaactgaaggtTATAGATACTCTTGTTGAGTCAAGAGTGCTGAGAGCACAATAtgaaagtcaaacatagaaaaTTGTGTTATTCCCTTCTTACTCAGAGAGGTTGTTCCACTATAATTACTTCTAGAACCTTCTAAATGTGTGTtgaaagtttttaatacaaatttgtatttcatctgctattttctcaatttttaacactatattgGTGCTCTCTGTTTGACTGGCCTTGTAACCAACACAACAAAACATGATATCTTAATTATCCTTTCCTTCTTTTTAGGATGACTGCAGATTTCAgcagaaaattacaattatttatcctaaatgGCAACAAGCTTGTAACAGTGtacttctgtttttaattttgttgttttgtttctcttttattcatGCTTCATTATAATCTATAGTAACAAAGTGCagggattttattttaaaaacaattaggaTACGTCACCTATTATCTAACAACATATATTCTTTGTGCATTCCTCAAGGCAACAAAATTcccatttacctttttttttaatctaacctattaaatttttaatttgtacattttaggactttttggttaaagtttacacatctataaaaaaaaataacatgttaaagaaaaaattcaaCACTTCAGGATTGAAACCTTTTTGATCTTGGAAGCTGATCTTCATCGAACCTAAGTTGGTTGTcccaaaaataattgtataattttcaaatactcaTTTTGGAAATAAAGTTCAAAGAGTAAACCAGAATTACTCATACTTATCTTTCTTTCTAACTTACCTACTTATGAAAaggtttaaaacatttcattacctAGTGGAATACTGATATCCTTttactaaaatgaaacaaagacaTTACAGTCACGTAGGTCATAGAATGGCTTTTTTATTGGtcataaatatgtaatgttaacaagaaagcatgagtaaataaataatttagaaagagATCAgacattcttattttaatttctggcCTGTTAGTATCTGTTATCAGAGTATCTAATTATGGAATATCGTAACACTTAAAGGGAAGAAAGAAagcttaaaacaaataattcagagCTAAAAGGTATTGTGTGACATGtagaaataaagattaaaaattgacataaatatatCCTTTTTAAACTAATTGAAACTTGAATTGTAAATTATGTATTGATGCCAAACATTTTCACGTGCATtgacaataaagttgtttaattgcATTTTAACTGTAACTTAGTAAAAGTTATGATGTGCACTGAACACCATTGTATGACTTGAAACAATAATTCAGAGTTCAATATtgattaagtattttttttctccTAATTATAAGtgctttttttgtgtgtttggcAAATGTAAGACATGATAGTTTGAATGTGATTTTATTATAACTACTTCTTTATTTCCTTACTTGTTATTAGTGACAGCTAGTCTTGATGAACGTCAGAAAGAAAGTGTGGGAGCAAGAGAAGCAATTAGATGGCTGAAAAATGAACTGAGGCATGGAACTAGGTGAGTAACgttttttagtttttactgaATAACCTACAAGTAAAAATGTTGTGTTGGAATACAAGAAAATGTCtgcaaaagtataatatttatccaaccataaatttttatattcagttaaaaaaaattaaaaactaacatgtAATATACGTGTATTGTGTTGGAAAAATACTTTGATTCTGTAACCTCCATTATTTTGGTTAAATAATTcatagtttataatgttaaaaaccatGTTTTAATACCTGTGATGAGCGCAGCACTGAttggtagctcattgtgtagtttgatTTTAAACACTAACCCGTTACCATACTCTTTTTGGTTTGGAAGTATAATTTGTCAtcggttattattattattatttgtttgtttttttcaatttttctgtgCAAGTTTCATCTATGTTTTTATTCCCAATcttgaaaattgaaaatattctttccaacttgtaaaaaaaaaaataatgcccTACATCACGAATTGGAAATTATCTCTATTCTTATACTTGcacttgttatttcaaaattctaggcatagttaaaaacattctttatcttTCAGAAGTCACACTCCGTTTGTCACCTTGTaataattttcatctttcaaaaaaaaattaaattcaataaaactattactgctatttcttaatattttcatctGGGAAATGATTGTTGTGAGGCAAATATTTTTGACTTAGTTATTACTTGCCATCATATCATTTATAAACATCTAACTAGGGTTACACTACCtctttgtttatttctgtatataaatatataataataaataaattggaaACATTGTTTTGAATTGGTTTGATAGTATAAAaggtactaatattgttgagtTTGTTTCTATGTATAAGTGTAATGATAATTAGGTTTAGGATATTTTCAAAACCTCattaaaaaaaagagtaatttcaaGTAACCAATCTTGGATTGAAGACCAGAGCTTACAAGTGTTGGTGTCAAGGCCGAGAATGTTTAAACTAAGACCAGTGGCAAGAATTTTGAAGACAAGACCACAGCCAGTAGTGCAGTTTTATTAAATGAGATAAGTTTGGCTTAAAATAGACACTTTTGATACAATCATAACAGTCATAAATAGAAAAGTCTTAAAGAATAGGCTAAATAAGTTTTTGGTCAAAACAAAGATAAGGTTTGCGTCTTTACAGAATATACTTTGTTATAGTGGTActcaaatgttttatgttactgccaataacaacaacagatacacaagttttacaaagTGCAGTCCATCCCAGAATTTGTTGGTTGGAATTTCATCTTAACATCTGATGTATTACAAAATGGGATACTTCTCTTTGACACtgtattgtgattattattattattattgcttgcctattaataataatagttagaAAAGAAGTaccatttgataaatatatttttataagctaTGTCACAAaaattaccagtttattacattttgtatagCATTGCCAAATCAATGTGAAAACTTTTttctctaactttattgttattttgaactaAACCTCTGAAAATTAATGCAATGAATACCTGAGCACATCCCTGTAATATCAGGACTACAACACAGGAATCATTTTTCAAAGTTCCTTAACAACTATTGCCATCCTTTCATAGGTTTATCAGTGacttttggaatttttttttttttttttttcaaatttagctgTTGGTTATTTATTGAAGCCACTTGTGTGCATTTTACATGAAGAGaggttaaacaaaaatatttattaaatccgTTTATAATCTGTTTGGTCTCAATGATCTTTGCCTTTCATTTTTAACACGTTGGATTCTGTTTTTTCTACGGAGaaatttgaatatgcaaacttGACAATTTTGggctgaataaaaaacaaaacaaaaaactgttccTTTAATTCTGAGAAAttgtttttgtgtatgttttactAGGTACAGAGTATTACTAGTGACAAACAGAAGGTTAAATATGTGTGGTGTTTATCATTCTACTCTTACTGTAGAAGTTTTACCTCAGAACTGCTTTCAGTATTGGTAAAGGTAATTCATCTTTCTTCagaaatttatattgattttaaaatagtgAACTTTGGTGTAGATAACTGATTTTCAGTGCAAACTGGGATGCATGAGACAGAAGAGACGTATAACTTTgcttaagttataattattattgcaaGTAGAAATCCTATGCTAAATGTCATTTTCATTTAAACAATGACTCAAAATATGTATAAGGTATTTTTAATTGAGTACAGGTATCATACTTTAGTAACTTGGTATTCATTGAGCTACCACAATAAACAAATTCTGTAGTAGTCTTAGTTTTGAATGGATGTCGTAAATAACTCCTGGATACTGAGGTGAGAATTTCTGGTTTGTAACAAGGCAGTTTAAGTTATTGTTATGTGTTATAttagtattttcaaaatacagtaaCTTTTTCACACAAATAAGCTGTGAATGAAGTGCTTTTAAGTGAAGGATATTTCTGTCTATTATAAGTAAAATGCTGTTCCTTTCAAATTGgaatttcaaaatttgattttaatttgttattaagatcattgatatttatgaatatcaaaaaccaaattatctatatttattgtaatcacagaaaaataaaaataaacaataactcaTAATAACTGCCTTTGCCTTTAACATTTTTTCATTCTTCATGTTTTGATActgaatttatttacatttatacataCACAAGGTGCCTAGTTT
Protein-coding regions in this window:
- the LOC143223803 gene encoding nonsense-mediated mRNA decay factor SMG5-like isoform X2, which produces MLKLVIQFPSVDSADSPMWLCYEKNTHASSISKRSLVEQELTPSVVEVIKIINQEGLLPGIKVVADWQIINSDIIVTYGEVFLCIQCLHNFGQLLARLPKTGVNFNSEKECFTASSTEKSFSGAVSTEAGVEQPVGQRKQMMWNMAHLWLKAEVNDLESKVKGGGFPQLSSYLVPDISSFCQHLALLKQLRLFKRFVIVVPSVVTASLDERQKESVGAREAIRWLKNELRHGTSNQSWIEDQSLQVLVSRPRMFKLRPVARILKTRPQAINQKIRTTLQHPSVISCLTQIANSSLGYFIPYYL
- the LOC143223803 gene encoding nonsense-mediated mRNA decay factor SMG5-like isoform X7; this translates as MLKLVIQFPSVDSADSPMWLCYEKNTHASSISKRSLVEQELTPSVVEVIKIINQEGLLPGIKVVADWQIINSDIIVTYGEVFLCIQCLHNFGQLLARLPKTGVNFNSEKECFTASSTEKSFSGAVSTEAGVEQPVGQRKQMMWNMAHLWLKAEVNDLESKVKGGGFPQLSSYLVPDISSFCQHLALLKQLRLFKRFVIVVPSVVTASLDERQKESVGAREAIRWLKNELRHGTRYRVLLVTNRRLNMCGVYHSTLTVEVLPQNCFQYW
- the LOC143223803 gene encoding nonsense-mediated mRNA decay factor SMG5-like isoform X3, whose amino-acid sequence is MLKLVIQFPSVDSADSPMWLCYEKNTHASSISKRSLVEQELTPSVVEVIKIINQEGLLPGIKVVADWQIINSDIIVTYGEVFLCIQCLHNFGQLLARLPKTGVNFNSEKECFTASSTEKSFSGAGVEQPVGQRKQMMWNMAHLWLKAEVNDLESKVKGGGFPQLSSYLVPDISSFCQHLALLKQLRLFKRFVIVVPSVVTASLDERQKESVGAREAIRWLKNELRHGTRVISSNQSWIEDQSLQVLVSRPRMFKLRPVARILKTRPQAINQKIRTTLQHPSVISCLTQIANSSLGYFIPYYL
- the LOC143223803 gene encoding nonsense-mediated mRNA decay factor SMG5-like isoform X6, yielding MLKLVIQFPSVDSADSPMWLCYEKNTHASSISKRSLVEQELTPSVVEVIKIINQEGLLPGIKVVADWQIINSDIIVTYGEVFLCIQCLHNFGQLLARLPKTGVNFNSEKECFTASSTEKSFSGAVSTEAGVEQPVGQRKQMMWNMAHLWLKAEVNDLESKVKGGGFPQLSSYLVPDISSFCQHLALLKQLRLFKRFVIVVPSVVTASLDERQKESVGAREAIRWLKNELRHGTRAINQKIRTTLQHPSVISCLTQIANSSLGYFIPYYL
- the LOC143223803 gene encoding uncharacterized protein LOC143223803 isoform X4 → MLKLVIQFPSVDSADSPMWLCYEKNTHASSISKRSLVEQELTPSVVEVIKIINQEGLLPGIKVVADWQIINSDIIVTYGECLHNFGQLLARLPKTGVNFNSEKECFTASSTEKSFSGAVSTEAGVEQPVGQRKQMMWNMAHLWLKAEVNDLESKVKGGGFPQLSSYLVPDISSFCQHLALLKQLRLFKRFVIVVPSVVTASLDERQKESVGAREAIRWLKNELRHGTRVISSNQSWIEDQSLQVLVSRPRMFKLRPVARILKTRPQAINQKIRTTLQHPSVISCLTQIANSSLGYFIPYYL
- the LOC143223803 gene encoding uncharacterized protein LOC143223803 isoform X5, translating into MLKLVIQFPSVDSADSPMWLCYEKNTHASSISKRSLVEQELTPSVVEVIKIINQEGLLPGIKVVADWQIINSDIIVTYGECLHNFGQLLARLPKTGVNFNSEKECFTASSTEKSFSGAGVEQPVGQRKQMMWNMAHLWLKAEVNDLESKVKGGGFPQLSSYLVPDISSFCQHLALLKQLRLFKRFVIVVPSVVTASLDERQKESVGAREAIRWLKNELRHGTRVISSNQSWIEDQSLQVLVSRPRMFKLRPVARILKTRPQAINQKIRTTLQHPSVISCLTQIANSSLGYFIPYYL
- the LOC143223803 gene encoding nonsense-mediated mRNA decay factor SMG5-like isoform X9; this translates as MLKLVIQFPSVDSADSPMWLCYEKNTHASSISKRSLVEQELTPSVVEVIKIINQEGLLPGIKVVADWQIINSDIIVTYGEVFLCIQCLHNFGQLLARLPKTGVNFNSEKECFTASSTEKSFSGAVSTEAGVEQPVGQRKQMMWNMAHLWLKAEVNDLESKVKGGGFPQLSSYLVPDISSFCQHLALLKQLRLFKRFVIVVPSVVTASLDERQKESVGAREAIRWLKNELRHGTRPELTSVGVKAENV
- the LOC143223803 gene encoding nonsense-mediated mRNA decay factor SMG5-like isoform X8; amino-acid sequence: MLKLVIQFPSVDSADSPMWLCYEKNTHASSISKRSLVEQELTPSVVEVIKIINQEGLLPGIKVVADWQIINSDIIVTYGEVFLCIQCLHNFGQLLARLPKTGVNFNSEKECFTASSTEKSFSGAGVEQPVGQRKQMMWNMAHLWLKAEVNDLESKVKGGGFPQLSSYLVPDISSFCQHLALLKQLRLFKRFVIVVPSVVTASLDERQKESVGAREAIRWLKNELRHGTSNQSWIEDQSLQVLVSRPRMFKLRPVARILKTRPQPVVQFY
- the LOC143223803 gene encoding nonsense-mediated mRNA decay factor SMG5-like isoform X11 — protein: MLKLVIQFPSVDSADSPMWLCYEKNTHASSISKRSLVEQELTPSVVEVIKIINQEGLLPGIKVVADWQIINSDIIVTYGEVFLCIQCLHNFGQLLARLPKTGVNFNSEKECFTASSTEKSFSGAVSTEAGVEQPVGQRKQMMWNMAHLWLKAEVNDLESKVKGGGFPQLSSYLVPDISSFCQHLALLKQLRLFKRFVIVVPSVVTASLDERQKESVGAREAIRWLKNELRHGTRIFSKPH
- the LOC143223803 gene encoding nonsense-mediated mRNA decay factor SMG5-like isoform X10, with product MLKLVIQFPSVDSADSPMWLCYEKNTHASSISKRSLVEQELTPSVVEVIKIINQEGLLPGIKVVADWQIINSDIIVTYGEVFLCIQCLHNFGQLLARLPKTGVNFNSEKECFTASSTEKSFSGAVSTEAGVEQPVGQRKQMMWNMAHLWLKAEVNDLESKVKGGGFPQLSSYLVPDISSFCQHLALLKQLRLFKRFVIVVPSVVTASLDERQKESVGAREAIRWLKNELRHGTRSHTPFVTL
- the LOC143223803 gene encoding nonsense-mediated mRNA decay factor SMG5-like isoform X1: MLKLVIQFPSVDSADSPMWLCYEKNTHASSISKRSLVEQELTPSVVEVIKIINQEGLLPGIKVVADWQIINSDIIVTYGEVFLCIQCLHNFGQLLARLPKTGVNFNSEKECFTASSTEKSFSGAVSTEAGVEQPVGQRKQMMWNMAHLWLKAEVNDLESKVKGGGFPQLSSYLVPDISSFCQHLALLKQLRLFKRFVIVVPSVVTASLDERQKESVGAREAIRWLKNELRHGTRVISSNQSWIEDQSLQVLVSRPRMFKLRPVARILKTRPQAINQKIRTTLQHPSVISCLTQIANSSLGYFIPYYL